One part of the Prochlorococcus marinus str. MIT 9313 genome encodes these proteins:
- a CDS encoding putative 2OG-Fe(II) oxygenase encodes MDLFPRSILKGQLEPSVLSSLQSLAAQVLANPENSPDASLKLAGQLNQQRELALNQLEVQIFCNQAVLPGCERWIRHVIDRQPPQGRGPWTPGRYRLQMVDVWLNSQRAGDYNPTHTHGGSFSGVAFLQVPSQIRPESFDGQLCFHGPEEWHIQSFRTGMAHYVLPVPGEFYVFPAWQPHSVMPFRGEGERWSLAFNVLALPKTKDQPKPQDEPTTSQFNRNVSLSSQRAEAKGF; translated from the coding sequence ATGGACCTTTTTCCAAGGTCCATCCTCAAGGGGCAGCTTGAACCCTCAGTGCTCAGCAGCCTGCAGAGTCTTGCGGCTCAGGTGCTCGCGAATCCAGAAAACAGCCCTGATGCATCGTTGAAGCTGGCTGGGCAACTCAACCAACAAAGAGAGCTTGCTCTCAATCAACTAGAAGTTCAGATTTTTTGCAATCAAGCTGTCTTGCCTGGTTGTGAACGTTGGATTCGTCATGTGATTGATCGGCAACCTCCGCAAGGACGTGGCCCATGGACACCAGGCCGCTATCGACTGCAGATGGTGGATGTTTGGTTGAACAGTCAACGTGCTGGTGATTACAACCCGACCCATACCCATGGTGGAAGTTTTTCGGGTGTTGCATTCCTGCAAGTGCCATCTCAGATCAGGCCAGAGAGTTTTGATGGTCAGCTTTGTTTTCATGGCCCTGAGGAATGGCACATCCAAAGTTTTCGCACGGGAATGGCGCACTATGTTTTGCCAGTGCCAGGTGAGTTTTATGTTTTCCCCGCATGGCAACCTCATTCTGTGATGCCTTTTCGAGGTGAAGGAGAGCGCTGGTCATTGGCTTTTAATGTTTTGGCATTGCCTAAGACAAAGGATCAGCCCAAGCCACAAGATGAGCCGACCACCTCTCAGTTCAATCGAAACGTGTCCCTTTCATCCCAGAGGGCTGAGGCGAAAGGGTTTTAG